AGCACAGACACagtttaaaaatgtaaaaaacatagcaaccaaaccaaaccaaacataGAACAACTGAATCAAGAGAAACCTTATAAACTTCGACAACAAGAACACAAGGGATACATTAGTTAAGGCAACCACTATGATCATTAACATCTTCCAATGTTATATCCAGAGActaatttagtttcttttttctgGAAAAATTGGTCTTTGGCACATGAACCTGTGCTTGGTCTCCCTGAGGCATGGTTTGTGGTATCACCTCTTGGGGTTGGCGCCCAGTGATTTTGTTTCTAATTTCATCCAGGTTTTGATCAGTGAAGAATGAAAAGTCCTTGAGATAACTCATGTTGTTACTGTTAATGTTGTTGGCACCATGAGTGAGGTATTCACACATGAGAAGGTCAATCTCCCTCTTCCTATTTTCATTCTTCAG
This portion of the Vigna unguiculata cultivar IT97K-499-35 chromosome 6, ASM411807v1, whole genome shotgun sequence genome encodes:
- the LOC114186945 gene encoding MADS-box transcription factor PHERES 2-like; amino-acid sequence: MFCQESFIRQRIDKSKEQLKKLKNENRKREIDLLMCEYLTHGANNINSNNMSYLKDFSFFTDQNLDEIRNKITGRQPQEVIPQTMPQGDQAQVHVPKTNFSRKKKLN